The nucleotide window TGTGGACGCACttccccccatccccccttTTCTGGAGCGCTCGAccggcggcctgggcccAACGTCACAGCCCCTGGGCTGCCGCTCACTGGTGATGCTCGGGCACCTTGGGACGGGCCCTCTTTTTGCTATGAAGACGCGAGGGGCCGTGCCAGCTGACGCGAGGTCCGCACGCAGAGTTCAACGCCATCAAGACGGAGAAGCGCACGTCGTACCGCGCCAAGGTCAAGTCGACAggcaaggacgaggcggtcaaGCGGCAACCGCCCTCAGAGgacgccgacatggccgaccAGACGGCAAGCGCCGCCACAGCCCACGCGCCCGACAccatcgtctccgcctcgtccgggcAGGCACCGCATCGTGCCAAGAAACCGCGCGTGGACCGTGACGCGacggaggatgaggatgaggacgatgaggacgacgacgacgcggaccaagacgagcacgagggggccgaggacgacgaggaagacgagatcgatgaggaagacgacgaggacgaggacgacgccgaggggggagggcgcggcagcggggaCGAGACGCAGGATGcgctggaggagcgcgaggcgggagacgaaggcgacgaggcgattGACGGAGATGAGAGCGACTAGGTCGGTCTCCGGGGGCGGCAATGACTCGACTTGACTCGACATATCCTGATGTCCCGATTCTTCCCCCATGTCGAGACAACAGATGAGCGATGCAATCCTTACTGAACCGCCTACCCTGGGGGTCTATCGGCTTCCCTGTTCGCGTCCGACCTGATCGTTGTCGTCCAGGACAGCCCCGTCGCCCCCACGCCCGGGTTATCCAACCCTCTTCCAGGATCCGTCCATCCCCCATCCGGCCTCTTGCGCGCAAAAACCCCGTACGGACCACCAAGGGGGGTTCCATGTATACCGTCCGCTTCGCTCGGTCATAGTACATGGACACAGGTGCGCCCGCTTCGGCAGTCCGCCCCCCGGCGTCCCGTACATGACTACAAGATACTATATGCCCATGACTCGAGGCGCCTCATCTATCCCTCGCTatccgcccgcgccgtcgtcggtcatcCTGTCCGTTGGGTTCTACAACACTACGACAGGACACGACAGGACaggacgcgacgcgacgcagcgcaacgtgatgcgatgcgatgcgacgtGACGTAACACCACCACGGCATGGGCTTCGGCGGTGCGCcggggagaaaggggggcagggggggcaGCAGACATGCTGTTCACACAGGACACATAAGCACATGCCATGcccaccatcgtcgccgctgaGAGTAGTGAGTAGTGGGTAGTAGTGGCATGTGGTGGGTAGTACGAGCACCGCTTTGGCAAACCACCCGacctctttttttttttttttttcttgttttCTTTTCTTGCTGCTGTGcgacagacggacggacggacagacagacacggCCATtcggggcgagggcggcaactTCTTTTTGTTCTTGGCGGAGATTATTGGGCGTTGTGTTCCGGAGTTTTTGTgcggtgatggtgacggtgacgtAGGTAGTCTGTGGTTTGTTGTAAAAGATGTGTACCGTATATATACCTACCTATGcatgtgtgtatgtatgtacttcgtatataaCTAGTATGTACGCATGTACGCATGTATGTGGGCAAAGTATGTGCATACAAAGCAAAACTATGCAAGAGAGGAGTACCTGTACGAAGCCATGTtgtaggtaaggtagggTGCATGTTCctgtggtgtggtgtgtgtaTTCGTCCGCGccggggctgggctgggccgctTTCTTCGCACGCCGACAGACAGGCACGTGCGAGCATGCATGTATGTGCataaggggggggggggactaTACGGACACTCTCGacatgtgcgtgcgtgcgtgcgtgagtCAAAACCTAAAGGGTGCCCTGCGTCtggcaggtaggcaggtaactaggtaggcaggcaggcagtggTGGGTGTATCTGACCTTCACGATATTGAGCAATGTACGCATGCGTACTCTATACTGTATGATAAGTACACTCGAATTAAAGAGAGAAGCACGGGCTTTCTACGTTGTGACCATGTAGGTAAGCCGTTGAGTATCCCGCATAATATATATAACACACTTGCGTAGATGCCCCCGTTTACACAACGAGCATGGACGTCGAGGGTTCAAGTCAACAACCATGTACGACCCTCCTTCCCACCCCCCCCCGATTTTCCATCACCCTCTCTGCCAtcgagctcgcgcgcccttccctccctcgcaCCTCACCTCCTTGTCTCCCTACTATTCCATTCGCTCGGGTATTCCTGCCTTGGTACAGAGAGGCACCTCTCGCACTACGATTCCTTATACCTATTACCCCCCACCCAACCTCTCCCATCTCCATCCACTACGTAACGTATCGTCCGTCCtgtgcctcctcctccttcctaGCTGGCCTGCTCGGGATGCAGAGGTCTCGGACAACTGCGTCATCTCgcaggaagggggggggggggggcaacaCAAAGAACAAGACGTACCTATACAGTACTACTGGTCGTTTCCAGCCCCATACCTCCCTCCGGGGGCGGGCACAGCCAGTGATGGTTCGCTAAGAGGGATGAGGGATGAGggacgaagggggggggggggggggttcaaCAAATAGGATAGGAAAAGAAAAAATAAAACAGAGCACAAGGTGGAAACAAGCAGAGGGAACAAATAGGAAGCTCGCCGGCCAACCCGTCGGCCAACCAGCcggcaacgcaacgcaacacGACGCAACGCAGTTCCGTTAAAAGTCAACCCCCAAGGCAAGGCTcacgcacgtacgcacgcacCAGTCCCTGTCCgtcagtccagtccagtccagtccagtccagtgcAGCAGTAGTAAGTAAAGAAGCGAAAGCGAAGTAACTAAGAGTAAACGGCGAgttgaaaaaaaaaataaaaaaaataaaaaaataaaaaataaacAAAAAAATTGTCGTCGCACCGCAGCCGGGGCAgaatctctctctctctctctctctctctctctgactctccttcgccctcgtcagTCACACACGCTACACGCACAACCAAACGGACAAACCCCCCTCAAGAACACGGTAGAGGAGTGAACAGAGAGAATAAACACGagaaggaagagagagaagaaagaaaaaaaagggcgTAAAATGGAAAAGGACACAAGCCCCCCGGTCGTCCAACGTGTGGCTTTCTATCTCGTACTACAGTCCATTCATTATATtcgcctgtctgtctgtctgtccgtctgttcCGTCGCACAAGGTCCCCCaatccaccgccgccgtcgtcgccgccaccccaATTCGCCGTTCGCacgcccttttttttttaatcAGCAGGCCAGGGGAAATCATCTGCAGcttccttcccctcccccccctccctcatGTACATACCAAGTtagtcggcggcggcagaccgTTCCCAGTCCGGCAGGGGCCCATGCCCTTCTTGACCGAACACTGCGTCAGTATGTATCTTCACAGGGACACGGCCAGACGCCCACAGATGCCACAACATCACAAACCATTCAAGAAATAACCAGAGTCAAAAGATGACACTCAGGGCGGGCACCTTCTcgtcccgccggcggcacaCACGTCTCAAGAGTTGAAAAAAGAAATATAAACCTCACGGCGCATTACAGATCAAGCGTATACTAtactctctctctctctctttctctccaGTAGTGACTCTTGCACGGCCGTGCCCCCGTGTACGCATGTCAACGCACCCCAACGCCTCCCCATGTCGTCTCTCGAGTCACATACCCAGCCCCCTTCTCTTCCAGCACGAGTCTTCACACAACGCCCCATGCATGCACCAGACCCACCACCCTTCGGGTACACATGTtcggcgaggcgtcgtcgtcgcggagtCAAAAAGCGGAGTCGAATTGAAGAAAAAAACGTGGTGTTGCCCTCCCCTGTCCTAGAAAACCATCAatcgacaacgacaacgacaacagaGAAGCCAGCCAAAGCGGCAAACAAGCAAGTGGGTTTGCGTATGCGATACGGTTCTCGAGGGAATCGGGCCAGTCCCAATGGCCAACACAGAATGATATCAAGGAAGAAAAGACAAGAGGCGCGAAGAAtaaagaaaagaagaaagcGGTCCCAAATATGCCCAGTCCCAAAcgtaaaaaaaaaaaaacatcCGTAACACGTCCAAAGCCCAGAGCCCAACAACCGTCGGCCGGCCCGTGGCGAAACCAGTCCCGCCCTTGTCCGAGACCTCCATGGGGAATCTTCCTCCGGCTCAGGAAGCAAAAGTCGTCCAGGTCGTAGCGTGCCTCCTCAATCGTCCACCCGTCGTGACGAGAACCACAAAAGCAGAGAAGCGGAGAAAAGAGGAACGTGACAAGGAGACGTGTGtccaaacccccccccccccccctcttgaCTCCTCTACCCCATCCTGGCCGAATGCTATACACAATTTCAAAGGGCCGTCCAACCCGAAAGCACAGTGCCTCCCAAACCGGTCTGCATGCTTGGGTATCCAGGAAGTCTGTGGGAGCTTAAGTCGTCCCCCAAAAAGGAAAAGAATAAACTCGGGCAAGATACCTCTCTCGTCtcaaccgcccgcccgcccctcacTTCACGCCACCACCAGTCGAAGCCGCCGGGTGCCTCTTCattgcggctgctgcggcggcgcccaccacTGCGGAGGGGATgaatgctgctgctgctgtccagACCAGGCTTGCGACGCGTTAGGCCCACCAGGTGTGCTCTGGGGCATGTAGCCCCTGGGTGTCTGATCCGCCGAGTACATACCCTGACTCGCGCCGTATTGCATCCCACCCATGGCCGGGAACGGCATGTTGGGCTGGATCTGCCCGGCGCTGGGCTGTCGGAGGTGCGACGCCGGGGACTGCGACGGGTgcggcgactgcgactgAGTCGTGTAGCTCCCGTACGTGTGCCCCGGGTTCTGCGGGTTCTGCGACCACATATTCTGGTTGGACTGATAGTTGTAGCCGGGAGTGCCCTGGCTGATGCTGCCAGAAGAGCCTGCGGGGTTTTGGAGGGTCAGCAGCGTTCGCAGAGCAGGcacgggaggcggcgcgcgtccgGCGGGGGCTTCCAGTCTCTTACTTCTCATCGGGGCCTGGCCTAGCGTATTCTGCGCGTGAATCGACTGCGAGTACGGCGCCgcagtcatcatcatctgcggGCTCTGCGAAGACACgacgggctgctgggcgacgcccgtggccgtggtgtgcggcgagctcgacggccggctggtcgcgggggcggcgtcgctcgaggcgacgggctgctgctggctcatgctcgacgagggcggctgcTCGTGGGGACGCCGCCAGATGTTCTGCATGTAGTCGTTGCGCATGTCTCGCTGTTGGTTGACATTTCTATTGAAttcggcggcgtggtgcgcCTGCGAATGTAGCTCCTGGATCGGCGACGGTCGCGTCTGGTCCTGGTACGGCGGGCCTGTGATCTCCTGCCGGGGGCCGCCCTTGATGATGCCGCTAAAGTCTCGCGGCCGGGTGTCGCCAAAGTCTGCCCCGACGGTTAATGCCGGCATCCTCGTGGCGTTTCCGGGTGGTGCTCCCATCATACCTGCTTGGACAAGATGAGGCTGTGGAGCACCGGGGTAGGGCCCGGGGTTGTTGTTATAGACAATCTCCGTATGGGGGCCGCTCATGAGCACGTTGTTttgcgcctcggccgcctcgcgggccttggccgcgcccGGTCGCTTCTCGCCAGCCGGGTCTGCCTCGGTGAAACCCTGCTTACGCGCCTTGGTTTCCCAGTAGTCGTCGCgaacgcggcggccgttTTCAATGACGCGGCTACCAAATTGCCGGAACATAGAccgggcggtgacgatggcaaTCTGCCTGGACCGGTACGAGAAGGGCAGGATCTCctgctggacgaggtcgtcCTTTTCGGCCTGGCTTGCAATGATCTTGTAAAGAGACCTGTTCTTGTTGAACAACAGGTACGAGTCCCTGTAGCCCAGCACCCTCGCGCATTCTGTCGCGAGCATGAAAAGCTTGTCGCCTCTATTGGGCACGAGGAACGTCCGGCATCGATAGGTACgtccgccgaggagctgcccgtTGGGCATCACCTTCTTCTCTCCAAACTCGTCGATCTCGCGCGGGAGGTACTCGTCGCCGGTCTGGTTCAACTGGTCTGTCGTGTGGTCTCGGACAGTCGGCAGGGCTTTGAGGGTCGACTTGGTCGGCGTAGTTTTagggggcgcggcggccgccggtgccgcgtAGGCTGGTGTCGTCTGGCTGGGCAACGACGTGTTTGCCGACTGGGGCgtgtgcggcggctggcttcCCTGGGGTccggccggggccgggggctGCCCGGTAGTCTCGGATGGCTTCATTGCTCGTAACCGTTTCGGCTGTGACGGGGAAGGACCTGtgtgacggcggcctcgagttAGCAAACCCGCAGCGTGAAAGAAGTCAACATTGCAAAAATAGCATGTGCGCTCTCTCGCTGTCTCTCCGTCTCTATCTCCCTATCTTTGTAAGCTCGCTTGCGCCTTGCGCGCATCTGCCGGTCACGACTCGCGGCCTTGCGCGAGTCGCACCACGTAAGCTTGTTCAACATGACGCTTCGAAGAAAAGCGTCGACCCCGCGCGCATCCGTTGTAGTGGACGAGACGAGCGCGCGACGCCACGCGGGTCCATGGCCAGCCGTGACGTACCGTCATCGCCAGGCTGTGGCGCGTCACGGGCATCCGTGGAGCGACTCCGCTTGTGACCGCGGGGCGGCGCGTTCGACAAGGCTATCAAGGTGGGCGGGTCAGCATCGCAGCACGCAAaacgcggcgaggcgggcgaccatggtgggcggcgcggagtTTCTGCAGCCAGCTCGGGCGATACGGCGGACGCGACGACAACGGAGGCGCCGCGAACGAGGGACGCGATGCGATGTCTTTTGCGCGCCGGAgccgtgtcgtcgaggtggcggaggcgggaggcgggaggcgggaggcggaggcgggggaggcgccCGGGGCGGGATGACCAGCGGCCTTATAGCGAGGCTTTCGCGGCCATGCCATGGTTACTCACCGGGAGAGCTGAGGGCGGCGGGATTGATTGTCgcaccatcggcgccggTTGGTTGCGCCGGATACATGACAGGACGGACCCCGGGGGGGAGGCCAAGACGGGACGGGtcgagccaggccaggccagcggcagcgacagcagcagcagcagcggcggcggcggcgacgatgatgacggccgacggcgacgtgtcGTGAAATAGTTGGGCTGGCAAGCTCAAGGTTAAGGAGGGTGCAGCGGTGCCAGGCTTAATCGTGCATGTGGTTGGCCTGCcgagggggggcgtgggcggaAGATGGAGGCGTGTGTCGGATGGGGCAGTTCCATAACGGCTGAGCCGAAAACGGGGTCAAGCAGAGCAGACGACTgggcctggcgggcgggcgggctggctggctgactgcGCGCCCCAAAGGCccagcgagcgcgccgccctgcgacCGGCAGCCGGCGCCCAGACGCACCgggtcaggcaggcaggcaggcaggcaaggcagcccatggatggagggagcgCAGCaagagcgagagagggaTGCCGGGGCGAGAAACATGACtgaccgcgcgcgccgcgcccctcccacgtcggctggctggccaggaCGCGGGCGCAACGAGGCATCGCAGACGACGAAAGCCATgacagagagacagagaggagagcagagagagaggcgcgcgcgcgcgcgcaaaggGAAATCAAATCAATACGAAAGCagcgcgatgacgacgagccaaACAAGAAACGCAACCAAATGAATTCACTTGCCTGTGAGCCGgagcgccgacgcgggcagTGCGCGCGCGAGTGCCAACggagcgtcgacggcgggcagcaaTCGCAGCgtggtcgcggcgcggcgcgacagacgcgggagcggcggcgagggcgatgcgaCTTGCGAGGAGTTGGGCAGGAATagcgagacgaggcgatTCCGGTGTTGCTGGTTTCGCGCTGGAGCGACGACACACGATACGATGACGACGTAacgcgcggcgacgcaggagcagcggctcagggcaagcaaggcaaggcaagacAAGGACGAGGGAGTGGAGACGGGGGCGGGTGTCGCGCAGGCCAGAGGACGCGAGCCGAGGGGagcgcgcgccgtggcgaTTCGATGATTGATTGACTGAAGGCCTGGAGAAGGACGGGTCCTTGAGGTGGACTGTCTGCGTGGGATGCTGGGGCCCTTGACCGAAagtgggcggcgagacgcAGCGCGTGGATGTgtagtggtggtagtggtggtggtcgcgggaggaggtggtggtggtggtggtggtggtggtggtgctgcttgctgctggatggaggtggtggtggtggtggtggcagcagtAAGTGAGGGTGAGGTGGGTGAAGGGTGCGTGGTGGTATTTGGAGATGAATGGGAGGGTGGCGGATGAGGTGGAGTGCCGTTTGGACCGACAAcgaccaagacgccgcccgtgcgccagagagagaagagagtGGAGGTACGGGGGTACCTGATCTGATGATGAATGCCTGGGCGTCCTGCAAGGAAGCGcacggccagggcagggcaggagaggcgggcgcccggagggagggaggggagggggggagaaaggcaagcaggcaggcaggcttgCAGGGAGGGTTTGGGACTGGGGCCCAGGGAAtggaggggagagggaggggaggggggaagggatgGGACGGATGAGATGGCCGGGTGGACCGTGGGATGTGGATGTGGATGTGGATGcggatgggatgggagggatggaagaagggggtgggtgggctggctggagaATGATGaactggggggggggggggcggataGTACAGTATGTACTATGTATGTGGCAGgctggtggcagcagcagcagcagcagcagcagcagtatgggggatgatggatggatggatggatggggatgATGGAAGAAGAGGATGGGATTGCTGCGAggcaggcggccgagggtAGCGGCCGCTACTACCTAAGTAGTAGGTATGCTATGCAATGTCCTAGAGgtatgcacgcacgcacgcatgtaCGGTACGGCACCAGTACGTACGGGCACAGTACGGAcgatgtgtgtgtgtgtgtgtgtgtgtggtgtgtgtgtcgacgtgcggcggcggcggcggcggctcctcctcgacgagtgagtggcagcagcaggagcgaCAAGAGTGGGCACCACAGCGGGAGGAGTACGAAGGAAGTGGGTTGGCTGACAACGACGAtgcaagagagagagagagagaaagaaagtGAGCGAGCAAGAGAGAATGAGAGAtggagacgagggcgcgcgagGAGACCAACAGCCGCAGCGGAGCCCACCGTGCGTGCCGTGGAGACTGaccccgacgaggacagacgaccagcagcagcacccaccaccacccgccagcgccagcagcaagcagcctggagccgcgacgacaacgacgacgacgacgacggacggaccgacggatggatggggcaCCACGGGAGGGATGAGCTGCTAGTAGCTCCGCCGTTGTGATGATTGTGGAGAGAACtggcgcgcgccgacgggaaggcagacagacagacggggggggaggggaggcggaggcggcgcactgGCGATGCGGAGGGAGGCGCCGGAATGGAGGCGAATATCCAGGCGCGCGCCGACTCGTGCATTGCTGCGTTACGGATGATATTGGTACGTAGCACATTGTAATGAAGCTACTAATCTGGGCGCAttagcagtagtagtagtagtacatacgagcggcgggctcgccggcAACGAGGACGGGGCCGCCGGTCAGTCAGTCCGTGGGTGCCGCAACGGcgacatgacggcgacggcaacggcaaaCGGCCAGCAGgacaacgatgacgacgagtacGAGAATGTGCGTGCGCCTTCCTGGCCTCAACGGCCTCGCGCCTGGCCTGGTCGTCTCGAgcttgttgccgccgtctgctgaccgtccgcccgtccatgCCTCGCCCCCCGCCCACGGCACCATGACGCTCTGAGAgcgctcgcgcgcccgcacctcgtcttcgcccacgctcgctcgctcgcttgccTCTCATCCATAACTATACAGTGCGCGCGCACGGAAGCAAAAGCtggtgctggccaaggagcctcgccatggacaagaatggggaggggcgccgccgccggcatctgGTTGGCTGCCATGCCGCAAGCCCCCAGTCAGGCTAAAAACGCAGATGGCCAACCCTGTTTTAGCGGCCTCTCGGCTGAGTGACTGACGGTGACTGATGactgacggacggacgcggcggcgttggccttgttggcgttggcgctggcgctggcgctggcgctggcggcggcggggtgcgaagaagacgacgacgactgacgacggcggcgggcttgtAGATGATGAGAGCTGGGGCCAGCTAGAGCTACTAACTTGGTTGATGAggggcgacgcggcgcgcaacCCAGTcagagcgccgccgacatggtgATGGGGCGTTCGACAATGGCCAGATCCCAGGTtcgcggtgcggcgcggtgcggtgcgatgcgatgcgataTCAGCGGAGGGCTTGCCCCAGCTTTGGCGTTTGCGGTACGTAGCACGTACCTACGTGCCTTGGTAGGTACTACCTCAGTGCCGTGGCGATCCGCCGCGTCTTGAAGTATCGGCCATTGATGAGTGCTAGACGCGTCGTCCAAGTAGTCGAGAGCCGTCTGCCGCGATAGAGTAGCAAGTACGACGCCCACCAGGCACGGAGAAACGGCCGCTTCGCTTCAAAGCCTTGTCCCTTGCTTCTctcccccaccgccgccgcacttTCTCCTTCCCAGGCATTCTTGGTATTGTCCCGACCAACCAACCGACAGTCGTCAAAAGGCGAAGCGCAACCCTGCATGGATTGCCGCACACAACATGCTTTGCACATGCACTGGCACCCGTTTTGCTCCCTGTTGCAAAAAAGCAAACAAGCACACAGGACcccgaagcagcagcagcagcagcagcaggggtCAGCAGGGGTCCCTCGCCTCGAGAGCCTGAGAGGGTCCGGGCCAACCAGCCTGCTCGCCGCTCCCAAGACGGAGGCTCTCTCTGGGTGCTCCATCGGCATGGGGTGTACTGTAAGAGAGATGGATGGGCGCCATGgctcccctcgcccgcccgcaccgccgtcggTTCGTCCCTTCTGAGGCGCACGTCTGCAAATGGCCCCAAGGTCCACGCATGTGTGGTGTgtaggtgtgtgtgtgtgtgtgcgcgcgcgtgtgtgtgaggTCGCTGCGCCATGGTGTTTGCAATGCAATGCAATCCAAGCCCCCGATCTGTGGTTGAAGGTACGCAGGGCCCTAAACTGAGAGTTTCAACGGTGGCTGAAGGGGTATCCTGGAGCGAACCGTGGGGCCGCTTGAGACGAAACCGAGCCTGTATCAGCTCAACCCGTCCGTCCAGCACGGGGTACGTACTGCACTGGATACGAGCGGGGGAACCTGACCCATTTGTTCGTTTGGCGCCTTGAGATGGTCGCGCGAGGGTTCCAGAAGCTGAGGTGCGCgccagacgacgagccacTGGCGCTGATGTGCTGCATTGCACATACGAACGAGGGCCAAGGGCCCGGGCAATGTcggccgccgggccgcgcCCAACGGAGCTTCATGACCGCCGGTACACACTTTGGGCGTCTCTCTCACTCGTGTCGTTTCAacggcgctgccgtcctCGGTCGTGTCATCGTTGAGGGGTATGCAACCGAATCCTCCTCGGTGGCTGTCGGGGCTGAcgtcgcagcagcggggTACAGTAGCACCACAACCGATGCGCCtgacgggggagggggggatggatgggcagggcagggcagggcaggtacCTCTTGAACGGTACAGTCGGTATGCACATCGTACCTACTGTGCACGTCAACGCACATATACTACTTAcacgtgcggcggcgcgtacgGTACAGGGCCTGCTTCACATATAAGGCGCGCAGAATGGCCCCTTGCGATGCCAGAGGCGTCATTGACGCTTCCTCCTGCAAACCGATGCCCACTGTCATACCTCTGGCTCCCACATCGCATCGCGCACGTGGAAGAGTCGGGGGTAGGGAGGCTTCGTGCGGAATCGTACTGTATGTACCtgtgcgtcgtcgggcccTGCCTGTACCTTCCTTTGAACATGCCCTCCTTCCTGCCTTCCCGGGGAGGGAGCGAttcccgctgctgctcattGGCTGGAGAGTCTCTCCGGTCGCGCTTGAGCTGAGCCAGGAGGCCCAAGACAGGGAAAGAGtcgaccgcggcgtcgcaTCATCTGCCTGCCCTACCCCACAATCCAGATGTACAAGTACAGCCGCTTTGCCATTTCCCTGGTACAGACAGGTGATGTTGCTTGTGTGAATATTCGGGCACGGTACGACGTTTCACGTACTGGATACTTCGCGGATATACATCCTGCACTAGTAGTCGAGAAGGCCAAGGCAATCGCGCGGCAGGAAGGAGCCGAGCAGAAGCAATAGCCAACTGGACGCGTGTGGCTTGTAACGCGCGGGTATCCCTCGCAGCACTGCAAGGGGGAGAAGTTACTCAGATCCTACCTCATACAAAGTTACATGTCTTTCCTCGCGCACGCTCGCCTGTCCACGGTTCGTGGGAGGGCAGGTCACTTGCCAGTCTTGAATggtcgccatcatcacgacACGAtccgtccatgtcggccaaGTAGCAACGCTTGCCGCTGTGCCATTTCCTGCTTCGTATCAAATGCCGCGCCGTGGCAGAAGTGCTCCGGGGGCATCGCGGAGCCGGG belongs to Purpureocillium takamizusanense chromosome 1, complete sequence and includes:
- a CDS encoding uncharacterized protein (EggNog:ENOG503NYR0~COG:S), translated to MYPAQPTGADGATINPAALSSPALSNAPPRGHKRSRSTDARDAPQPGDDGPSPSQPKRLRAMKPSETTGQPPAPAGPQGSQPPHTPQSANTSLPSQTTPAYAAPAAAAPPKTTPTKSTLKALPTVRDHTTDQLNQTGDEYLPREIDEFGEKKVMPNGQLLGGRTYRCRTFLVPNRGDKLFMLATECARVLGYRDSYLLFNKNRSLYKIIASQAEKDDLVQQEILPFSYRSRQIAIVTARSMFRQFGSRVIENGRRVRDDYWETKARKQGFTEADPAGEKRPGAAKAREAAEAQNNVLMSGPHTEIVYNNNPGPYPGAPQPHLVQAGMMGAPPGNATRMPALTVGADFGDTRPRDFSGIIKGGPRQEITGPPYQDQTRPSPIQELHSQAHHAAEFNRNVNQQRDMRNDYMQNIWRRPHEQPPSSSMSQQQPVASSDAAPATSRPSSSPHTTATGVAQQPVVSSQSPQMMMTAAPYSQSIHAQNTLGQAPMRSSSGSISQGTPGYNYQSNQNMWSQNPQNPGHTYGSYTTQSQSPHPSQSPASHLRQPSAGQIQPNMPFPAMGGMQYGASQAWSGQQQQHSSPPQWWAPPQQPQ